Proteins from a single region of Leptolyngbyaceae cyanobacterium:
- a CDS encoding CP12 domain-containing protein, whose protein sequence is MTNNNTGANMMLKAADIMTKDVVTIRGSATVAEAVKLLKEKGLRALIVERRHDQDSYGIVTETDIVYKVTAFGIDPKKVRVYQIMSKPCIVVNPDLGVEYVARLFANTRIRRAPVIQDKLLGIISVTDILTKGDFVEKPKETILEQQIQKAIENARKICEEKGAKSKDCAVAWDIVEELQAEASHQRSKAPEKTAFEMYCEEFPEAEEARIYDV, encoded by the coding sequence ATGACAAATAACAATACAGGAGCAAATATGATGTTAAAAGCCGCAGACATTATGACCAAAGATGTGGTCACCATTCGCGGTTCGGCGACAGTAGCCGAAGCAGTAAAATTGTTGAAAGAAAAAGGCTTACGCGCTTTAATTGTCGAACGCCGTCACGACCAAGATTCTTACGGAATTGTTACCGAAACTGATATTGTTTATAAAGTAACTGCTTTTGGAATTGACCCCAAAAAAGTGCGCGTCTACCAAATCATGAGCAAGCCCTGTATCGTTGTCAATCCCGATCTGGGCGTGGAATACGTTGCGCGTTTATTTGCGAATACTCGAATTCGACGGGCACCAGTAATTCAGGACAAATTGTTAGGAATTATTTCAGTTACCGACATTTTGACAAAAGGTGATTTTGTCGAAAAACCGAAAGAAACAATCCTGGAACAACAAATCCAAAAAGCGATCGAAAATGCCCGCAAGATTTGTGAAGAAAAAGGTGCAAAATCTAAAGATTGTGCGGTAGCTTGGGATATTGTGGAAGAACTGCAAGCAGAAGCATCGCATCAACGGTCAAAAGCACCAGAAAAAACGGCTTTTGAGATGTACTGCGAAGAATTTCCAGAAGCAGAAGAAGCAAGAATTTATGATGTTTGA
- a CDS encoding (2Fe-2S) ferredoxin domain-containing protein, with protein MKKENLYLCMGSACHQLGVYEVLPKLQSMISEYNLEDKIELKGSFCLETCSDGIAMKFRDKVFFKINPTNIEQKFKEEILPNIV; from the coding sequence ATGAAAAAAGAGAATCTATATTTATGTATGGGTTCTGCTTGCCATCAACTAGGAGTTTACGAAGTCTTGCCCAAACTCCAAAGTATGATTAGCGAGTATAATTTAGAAGATAAAATAGAGTTAAAAGGTTCCTTTTGCCTCGAAACCTGTAGCGATGGCATCGCCATGAAATTCCGCGATAAAGTTTTTTTCAAAATCAATCCTACCAACATCGAACAAAAATTCAAAGAAGAAATTCTACCCAATATAGTTTAG
- a CDS encoding Ni/Fe hydrogenase subunit alpha has translation MSKTIVIDPVTRIEGHAKISVYLDDAGEVSDARFHVVEFRGFEKFCEGRPMWEMAGITARICGICPVSHLLAAAKTGDKILAVKIPPAADKLRRLMNLAQITQSHALSFFHLSSPDFLLGWDSNPATRNVFGLMAADPDLARSGIRLRQFGQKIIELLGGKKIHAAWSVPGGVRSPLDEEGRAWIRDRLPESRTTAQNAIDLFKRLLDGLSTEVQTFGNFPSLFMGLVSKNGEWEHYDGHLRFKDSNDNIVADHLSEDDYQEFLGEAVESWSYLKFPYYKPLGYPDGMYRVGPLARLNVCDRVGTPTADRELQEMRSRGGGVPISSFFYHYARLVEILAAIEKIEQLVEDPDIVSKRVRAEAGINNLEAVGVSEAPRGTLFHHYQVDENGLIKKVNLIIATGQNNLAMNKTVTQIAQHYIHGNEIPEGMLNRVEAGIRAFDPCLSCSTHAVGQMPLHIELVAADGTVLKEVYRH, from the coding sequence ATGTCTAAAACAATTGTTATCGATCCAGTTACTAGAATAGAAGGGCACGCTAAAATATCAGTTTATTTAGATGATGCTGGCGAAGTTTCTGATGCCCGTTTTCACGTTGTAGAATTTCGCGGATTTGAGAAATTCTGTGAAGGCAGACCGATGTGGGAAATGGCAGGAATTACTGCCAGAATTTGCGGAATTTGTCCGGTTAGTCACTTGTTGGCAGCAGCTAAAACTGGAGACAAAATTTTGGCGGTGAAGATTCCACCTGCTGCTGATAAGTTGCGGCGGCTGATGAATTTAGCCCAAATTACTCAATCCCACGCATTGAGTTTTTTCCACTTAAGTAGCCCTGATTTTCTATTAGGTTGGGATAGCAATCCGGCAACTAGAAATGTGTTTGGATTGATGGCAGCCGATCCGGATTTGGCGAGAAGTGGTATTCGTTTGCGCCAATTCGGACAAAAGATTATTGAGTTGCTGGGTGGAAAGAAAATTCACGCGGCTTGGTCGGTTCCCGGTGGTGTAAGATCGCCTTTAGATGAAGAAGGAAGGGCGTGGATTCGCGATCGCTTACCGGAATCTCGGACAACTGCCCAAAATGCGATCGATCTTTTTAAACGTCTTTTAGATGGACTAAGTACGGAAGTCCAAACTTTTGGGAATTTCCCCTCTTTATTCATGGGTTTAGTAAGTAAAAATGGAGAGTGGGAACATTACGACGGACACCTGCGATTTAAGGATAGCAACGACAATATTGTGGCGGATCATCTCAGTGAAGATGATTATCAAGAATTTTTGGGTGAAGCAGTAGAATCTTGGTCTTATCTGAAATTTCCTTATTACAAACCTTTGGGATATCCCGATGGAATGTATCGGGTTGGGCCATTAGCTAGATTGAATGTTTGCGATCGCGTCGGTACCCCAACAGCCGATCGGGAATTGCAAGAAATGCGATCGCGCGGGGGTGGAGTTCCGATCTCTTCCTTCTTCTATCACTATGCCAGATTAGTCGAAATTCTGGCAGCAATTGAAAAAATCGAACAGTTGGTAGAAGATCCCGACATCGTTTCTAAGCGAGTTCGCGCTGAAGCTGGTATTAATAATTTGGAAGCAGTTGGTGTTAGCGAAGCACCTCGCGGTACCCTGTTTCACCACTATCAGGTAGATGAAAATGGCTTAATCAAAAAAGTCAACCTGATTATTGCCACCGGTCAAAATAACTTGGCGATGAACAAAACTGTCACTCAAATTGCCCAGCATTATATTCACGGCAACGAAATTCCGGAAGGAATGTTAAACCGCGTAGAAGCTGGCATTCGCGCCTTCGATCCCTGCCTTAGCTGTTCGACTCACGCAGTTGGACAAATGCCTCTGCATATCGAATTAGTAGCCGCAGATGGCACTGTTTTAAAGGAAGTTTATCGGCATTAG
- a CDS encoding PAS domain S-box protein, which produces MEKSDKTLWELLWEYDPNGLIVVDKDMNIKLVNPAFCKMFNVVQENIISKPASQIFKDVKNFQKAWERNQVIRIADKEYKEHDLYVKKVIFPIPDENIIACIMVDITHERQREKEMFALRKETVAKVNEVVDNQMKVAQEIAGLLGETTAETKVSLLKIIKMLEHDIGEEDDG; this is translated from the coding sequence GTGGAAAAAAGCGACAAGACATTATGGGAACTCTTATGGGAGTATGACCCAAATGGCTTGATTGTCGTTGACAAGGATATGAATATTAAACTTGTCAATCCCGCCTTTTGTAAAATGTTTAATGTTGTACAAGAGAACATTATTAGTAAACCTGCATCCCAAATTTTTAAGGATGTAAAAAATTTTCAAAAAGCCTGGGAAAGAAATCAAGTCATCCGGATTGCCGATAAAGAATATAAAGAACATGACTTATATGTCAAAAAAGTGATATTTCCGATTCCCGATGAAAACATTATCGCCTGCATCATGGTTGATATTACCCATGAAAGACAGCGAGAAAAAGAAATGTTTGCCCTCAGAAAAGAAACCGTAGCTAAAGTAAATGAAGTGGTAGACAACCAAATGAAAGTAGCCCAAGAAATTGCTGGTTTACTGGGAGAAACTACGGCGGAAACGAAGGTTAGTCTGTTAAAAATAATTAAAATGCTCGAACATGATATCGGTGAAGAAGACGATGGATAA
- a CDS encoding hydrogenase maturation protease, giving the protein MNGNLSDTLHTLNKNFLVIGYGNDLRSDDAIGPRVAEAVEAWGVPNVSSLALHQLTPELADTLQNFYGVIFVDACRLPEVKEVQVEAIEPGESEAAVVPHASDPRSLLALTKTLYSHYPHAWLVTVPGEIFDIGETLSNVAEQGIADALKKINSLLRSQTDTDQL; this is encoded by the coding sequence ATGAATGGTAATCTATCTGATACATTGCATACACTTAATAAAAATTTTCTGGTGATTGGTTACGGTAACGATTTGCGAAGCGATGATGCGATCGGCCCTCGTGTAGCTGAGGCAGTAGAAGCGTGGGGAGTACCAAATGTGAGTTCCCTTGCTTTACACCAACTAACGCCGGAACTAGCTGATACTTTACAAAATTTTTATGGCGTGATTTTTGTCGATGCTTGTAGATTGCCGGAAGTAAAAGAAGTGCAGGTAGAAGCGATCGAGCCCGGAGAATCGGAAGCAGCAGTGGTTCCTCATGCTAGCGATCCGCGATCGTTACTCGCCCTCACCAAAACCCTCTACAGTCATTATCCTCATGCTTGGTTGGTGACAGTACCAGGGGAAATTTTTGATATCGGCGAAACCCTTTCCAATGTTGCCGAACAAGGTATTGCCGATGCTTTAAAAAAGATTAATAGCCTGCTTCGCAGTCAAACCGACACCGATCAATTGTAG
- the hypB gene encoding hydrogenase nickel incorporation protein HypB: MCQDCGCAVVTSEVQIHSHNHPHPHHHEQDHHHHPHPEVDDASFSQQRNIAIHQAILSKNERLAERNRGYFMAKNLLVLNILSSPGSGKTALLERTLTELGNRLPSAVIVGDLETDNDAQRLRRSGAPVVQITTGNVCHLEAEMVAKAAAQLNLDGVKLLIIENVGNLVCPAAYDLGEDLRVALLSVTEGEDKPLKYPTMFKSANVVIVNKIDIAEAVGFDREMAIKNIKRVAPQATILEVSARTGIGMENWYYYLEEQISQRQNATVISH, translated from the coding sequence ATGTGTCAAGATTGCGGCTGCGCTGTGGTAACAAGTGAAGTGCAAATCCACAGCCATAACCATCCTCATCCTCATCATCACGAACAGGATCATCATCACCATCCTCATCCAGAGGTAGATGATGCTAGCTTTTCCCAACAGCGAAATATCGCCATTCATCAGGCAATTTTATCTAAAAATGAAAGGTTAGCTGAGCGAAATCGTGGCTATTTCATGGCCAAAAATCTCCTCGTTTTGAATATCCTTTCTTCGCCTGGTTCTGGCAAAACAGCTTTACTTGAACGCACTCTCACCGAGTTGGGCAATCGGTTACCAAGTGCTGTAATTGTCGGAGATTTGGAAACAGATAACGACGCTCAAAGATTACGCCGTAGCGGTGCGCCAGTCGTGCAAATTACTACGGGCAATGTTTGCCATTTAGAAGCAGAAATGGTTGCCAAAGCAGCCGCGCAACTTAACTTAGATGGAGTGAAATTACTGATAATTGAAAATGTCGGTAATTTGGTTTGCCCAGCCGCCTACGATCTCGGTGAAGATTTGCGAGTAGCATTGTTATCTGTAACTGAAGGCGAAGATAAACCGCTGAAATATCCTACCATGTTTAAATCGGCTAATGTAGTTATTGTTAACAAAATTGACATTGCCGAAGCAGTAGGATTCGATCGAGAAATGGCTATAAAAAATATAAAGCGAGTAGCACCTCAAGCAACTATTTTAGAAGTGTCAGCCCGCACAGGCATCGGCATGGAAAACTGGTATTATTATCTTGAAGAACAAATTAGTCAGCGCCAGAACGCTACTGTTATTAGCCATTAG
- the nuoF gene encoding NADH-quinone oxidoreductase subunit NuoF, whose translation MDLAELQEIGEKQRTDRPSIRVRCCTAAGCLSSKSDAIKKSLDTAVKEAGLEKEVEVCSVGCMKFCGRGPLVEVDPVGKIYEMVTPENAPSIISAIKGGKATAIELDRNHPFFTRQKPIVLENIGKIDPEQIEEYIGVGGYQQLYQVINDLPPAEVIEEITKSGLRGRGGAGYPTGLKWATVAKMPPGQKYVVCNADEGDPGAFMDRAVLESDPHRVLEGMAIAGYAIGASEGFIYVRAEYPLAIERLETAIKQAKKYGILGSQIFESTFDFKINIRIGAGAFVCGEETALISSIEGGRGNPRPRPPYPAQEGLWGCPTLINNVETFANIAAILREGAEWYASIGTEKSKGTKVFALTGKVNNNGLIEVPMGITLREIVEEMGGGIPGGEVKAVQTGGPSGGCIPASLLDTTVDYESLARVGSMMGSGGMVVMDGATSMVEVARFYMEFCRGETCGKCVPCRAGTVQMYHTLTKLLKGEATETDLERLKAMCDMVKNTSLCGLGQSAPNPVISTLRYFPEEYLSLLKKESLNGKVAVSS comes from the coding sequence ATGGATTTAGCTGAACTCCAAGAAATAGGGGAAAAACAAAGAACAGATCGGCCTAGTATTCGCGTGCGTTGCTGTACGGCGGCTGGATGTCTTTCCTCAAAGTCAGATGCAATCAAAAAGAGTTTGGATACGGCGGTTAAAGAAGCAGGCTTAGAAAAAGAAGTAGAAGTATGTAGCGTGGGCTGCATGAAATTTTGTGGCAGGGGGCCGTTAGTAGAAGTAGATCCGGTGGGTAAGATCTACGAAATGGTAACGCCGGAAAATGCGCCTTCGATTATTTCTGCGATTAAAGGGGGTAAGGCGACGGCGATCGAGCTCGATCGCAACCATCCATTTTTCACCCGTCAAAAGCCGATCGTACTGGAAAACATCGGCAAAATCGATCCCGAACAAATCGAAGAATATATCGGCGTGGGAGGCTATCAGCAGCTTTATCAGGTTATCAACGATTTGCCACCTGCCGAAGTAATCGAAGAAATCACCAAAAGCGGTTTGCGGGGACGGGGTGGTGCCGGTTACCCGACGGGTTTGAAATGGGCGACAGTAGCTAAAATGCCGCCGGGACAGAAATATGTAGTTTGCAATGCGGATGAGGGCGATCCCGGTGCTTTCATGGATCGGGCAGTTTTAGAAAGCGACCCCCATCGGGTGTTGGAAGGAATGGCGATCGCGGGATACGCGATAGGTGCTTCGGAAGGCTTCATCTACGTTCGCGCCGAATATCCGTTAGCGATTGAACGGCTGGAAACCGCCATCAAACAAGCCAAGAAATACGGCATTTTGGGCAGCCAAATCTTCGAGTCCACTTTTGACTTCAAAATTAACATTCGCATCGGTGCGGGCGCTTTCGTATGCGGGGAAGAAACCGCTTTGATTTCCTCGATTGAAGGCGGACGCGGCAATCCCCGTCCCCGTCCCCCCTATCCAGCCCAAGAAGGACTTTGGGGTTGTCCTACCTTAATTAATAACGTGGAAACCTTTGCTAATATTGCGGCGATCCTTCGAGAAGGTGCCGAATGGTATGCCAGCATCGGTACGGAAAAAAGCAAAGGGACGAAAGTATTTGCCCTCACCGGGAAAGTAAATAATAACGGCTTGATCGAAGTGCCGATGGGCATTACTTTACGGGAAATCGTCGAAGAAATGGGTGGCGGTATCCCTGGTGGGGAAGTAAAAGCGGTGCAAACTGGTGGGCCTTCCGGTGGCTGCATTCCCGCTTCCTTGCTAGACACCACCGTTGATTACGAGTCCCTCGCCAGGGTTGGTTCCATGATGGGTTCCGGCGGTATGGTGGTGATGGACGGGGCAACCAGTATGGTGGAAGTAGCCCGATTTTATATGGAGTTCTGTCGGGGGGAAACTTGCGGTAAGTGCGTTCCTTGTCGCGCTGGTACGGTGCAGATGTACCACACTTTAACTAAATTGCTCAAAGGTGAGGCGACGGAAACTGATTTGGAAAGATTGAAGGCAATGTGCGACATGGTTAAGAATACCAGTCTGTGCGGTTTGGGTCAGTCGGCACCGAATCCGGTAATTAGTACTTTGCGTTATTTCCCAGAGGAGTATTTATCGTTGTTGAAGAAGGAAAGTTTGAATGGCAAAGTGGCGGTGAGTTCTTGA
- the hoxE gene encoding bidirectional hydrogenase complex protein HoxE translates to MQSTEAKTKPKAAKENSKEHPSGDKRLKVLDITMKRAQYRQDALIEVLHKAQESFGFLEEDVLIYVARKLKLPLSRVYGVATFYHLFSLKPSGAHSCVVCLGTACYVKGSGAVLEALENHTGIHQGETTSDGQMSLMTARCLGACGIAPAVVYDGTVAGRQTADEAIEKVKDWLGNH, encoded by the coding sequence ATGCAATCTACAGAGGCTAAAACGAAGCCAAAAGCTGCCAAAGAAAACTCCAAAGAGCATCCGAGTGGCGATAAGCGCTTGAAGGTCTTAGATATTACGATGAAGCGGGCGCAGTATCGTCAAGATGCTTTAATTGAAGTATTGCATAAAGCCCAGGAATCGTTTGGATTTTTAGAAGAAGATGTATTGATTTACGTAGCAAGAAAGCTCAAACTACCCCTGAGTCGCGTCTATGGTGTTGCGACTTTTTATCATTTATTTTCATTAAAACCGAGTGGCGCTCACAGCTGTGTAGTTTGCTTGGGTACGGCTTGTTATGTAAAAGGAAGTGGTGCGGTATTAGAAGCACTAGAAAATCATACTGGTATCCATCAAGGAGAAACTACATCTGATGGGCAAATGTCGCTGATGACGGCACGTTGTTTGGGTGCTTGCGGTATTGCGCCAGCAGTTGTTTACGACGGTACGGTAGCGGGGAGACAAACAGCAGATGAAGCAATTGAAAAAGTGAAAGATTGGCTGGGAAATCATTGA
- the hoxU gene encoding bidirectional hydrogenase complex protein HoxU translates to MSVKTLKIDGVEIAIEEGATILQAAREAGVHIPTLCHLDGVSDVGACRLCLVEIEGNNRLLPACVTEVIEGMVITANNPRLKEYRRMIVEMLFSEGNHVCAVCVANGNCQLQDLAIELGMDHSRFPYRFPERDVDLSHEQFAIDHNRCVLCTRCVRVCDEIEGAHVWDVGFRGAAAKVITGLNQPWGEVDACTSCGKCVDACPTGAIFRKGATVAEMDRDRNKLQFLVTAREKKEWTR, encoded by the coding sequence ATGTCAGTTAAGACGTTGAAAATTGATGGGGTGGAAATTGCGATCGAGGAAGGCGCAACTATCCTGCAAGCGGCTAGAGAGGCGGGTGTTCATATTCCGACTTTATGCCATTTAGATGGTGTTTCGGATGTGGGGGCTTGTCGGTTGTGTTTGGTGGAAATTGAAGGAAATAATCGACTTTTGCCGGCTTGCGTGACGGAAGTTATTGAGGGAATGGTGATTACTGCTAACAATCCCAGGTTGAAAGAATATCGCCGGATGATTGTGGAAATGTTATTTTCCGAAGGCAATCATGTTTGTGCGGTTTGCGTGGCAAATGGAAATTGTCAATTGCAGGATTTGGCGATCGAATTGGGGATGGATCACTCTCGTTTTCCCTATCGTTTCCCGGAAAGAGATGTGGATCTTTCTCACGAACAATTTGCGATCGATCATAACCGTTGCGTACTGTGTACTAGATGTGTGAGAGTTTGCGATGAAATTGAAGGGGCTCACGTTTGGGATGTCGGTTTTCGGGGCGCTGCTGCGAAGGTAATTACGGGTTTAAATCAACCGTGGGGAGAAGTGGATGCTTGCACTAGCTGCGGTAAGTGCGTAGATGCTTGTCCGACGGGGGCAATTTTCCGTAAAGGCGCTACGGTGGCAGAAATGGATCGCGATCGCAATAAACTGCAATTCCTAGTCACGGCAAGGGAGAAAAAAGAATGGACAAGATAA
- a CDS encoding SpoIIE family protein phosphatase: MDNFFDIYELSLNKRGEELCGDKVKYRKTENKTTIVLSDGLGSGVKANILATLTTEILITMLNADVPLEEVIKTVIGTLPICQVRKIAYATFTIIQIDRKINKFKVINFDNPPIFYFKKGKPIKLETKIENILDKKISVAEGYVERGDFLGAISDGVLYAGLGQTLNFGWGWDSIAKYIEGIFLQKASSVRHIVHSVITETHSLYRGKIGDDATFVGIYVRKRNPLMIFTGPPLDKSKDKLYVEKFLNFDGKKIVCGGTTGNIIAKYLKENIEMDISTMRKDLPPIGQLKGVDLVTEGILTISKAIEILKSCNCDVTRLPNDNNGAVMLVREILEADSVFFMLGQKINDFYQNPLLPKNISIRRNLIEELVQLLRDKQREVTIEYC, from the coding sequence ATGGATAATTTTTTCGATATTTACGAATTAAGTTTGAATAAAAGGGGGGAAGAACTTTGCGGTGATAAGGTTAAATATCGCAAAACGGAGAACAAAACCACGATTGTTTTATCTGATGGATTAGGCAGTGGTGTAAAAGCTAATATTCTCGCTACCTTAACCACAGAAATATTAATCACGATGCTAAATGCTGATGTACCTTTAGAGGAAGTAATTAAAACAGTCATCGGCACTTTACCCATCTGTCAAGTCAGAAAAATTGCTTACGCTACGTTTACGATTATTCAGATCGATCGCAAAATCAATAAATTTAAGGTGATTAACTTTGACAATCCCCCTATATTTTATTTTAAAAAAGGTAAACCAATTAAATTAGAAACTAAGATTGAAAATATTCTAGATAAAAAGATTAGCGTTGCCGAAGGATATGTAGAAAGAGGAGATTTTCTAGGGGCGATTAGTGATGGTGTATTATATGCGGGACTAGGACAAACACTAAACTTTGGTTGGGGTTGGGATAGTATTGCTAAATATATAGAAGGCATCTTTTTACAAAAGGCTAGTTCAGTCCGCCACATTGTTCATAGCGTCATTACAGAAACTCATTCTCTTTACCGAGGTAAAATAGGAGATGATGCTACTTTCGTGGGAATTTATGTTAGAAAACGCAATCCATTAATGATTTTTACGGGGCCACCACTGGATAAAAGTAAAGATAAGCTTTATGTAGAAAAATTTTTAAATTTTGATGGCAAAAAGATAGTTTGCGGCGGTACGACAGGTAACATTATAGCTAAATATTTGAAAGAAAATATTGAAATGGATATTTCTACGATGCGAAAAGATTTACCGCCGATCGGACAATTAAAAGGAGTAGATTTAGTAACGGAAGGAATTTTAACAATTTCCAAGGCGATCGAGATTTTAAAATCGTGCAATTGTGACGTGACTCGCTTGCCCAATGATAATAACGGGGCAGTCATGTTGGTGAGGGAAATTCTAGAAGCCGATTCGGTTTTCTTTATGCTTGGTCAGAAAATTAATGATTTTTATCAAAATCCTTTACTACCAAAAAATATTTCGATTCGCCGTAACTTAATTGAAGAGTTAGTACAATTGTTACGAGATAAACAAAGAGAAGTAACTATAGAATATTGTTAG
- a CDS encoding oxidoreductase, with translation MDKIRFATVWLAGCSGCHMSFLDLDEWLFELAKKVDIVFSPVGSDIKEYPENVDVCLVEGAIANEENWELIHKVRARTKLLISFGDCAVTANVPAMRNMIKGTDPVLKRCYLELGDTNQQFPRFPGIVPELLERVIPVHEVVKVDMFLPGCPPNADRIQAAIAPLLNNEKPVMEGREMIKFG, from the coding sequence ATGGACAAGATAAGATTCGCTACAGTTTGGTTGGCTGGTTGTTCTGGCTGTCATATGTCTTTTCTTGACTTGGATGAATGGTTATTCGAGTTAGCTAAAAAAGTAGATATCGTTTTTAGTCCGGTTGGTTCAGACATTAAAGAATATCCAGAAAATGTGGATGTTTGTTTAGTGGAAGGGGCAATTGCTAATGAGGAAAATTGGGAATTAATTCATAAAGTTCGGGCAAGAACTAAGTTATTAATTTCTTTTGGTGATTGTGCCGTAACTGCTAACGTGCCAGCCATGCGAAATATGATTAAAGGCACCGATCCAGTTTTGAAACGTTGTTATCTGGAATTGGGAGATACTAATCAGCAATTCCCCAGATTTCCTGGCATTGTACCGGAATTGCTGGAACGGGTGATTCCTGTCCATGAAGTAGTAAAAGTGGATATGTTCTTGCCGGGATGTCCACCCAACGCCGATCGTATTCAAGCGGCGATCGCACCACTACTAAATAACGAAAAACCCGTGATGGAAGGGCGGGAAATGATTAAATTTGGGTAA
- the hypA gene encoding hydrogenase maturation nickel metallochaperone HypA, translating to MHEVSLMANTLDIALEHAQTQGAQKIHLLKMRVGALSGVVPEALEFAFDVCTQGTIAEGAKLEIDYLPVTCYCANCQLKFEPDDAIYECPVCHQISTDIRQGKELELASLEVS from the coding sequence ATGCACGAAGTTAGCTTAATGGCAAATACGTTAGATATTGCTTTAGAACACGCTCAAACGCAAGGGGCGCAGAAAATTCACTTACTAAAAATGCGGGTGGGTGCTTTATCTGGCGTAGTTCCAGAAGCACTTGAGTTTGCTTTTGATGTTTGTACCCAAGGAACGATCGCAGAAGGCGCTAAACTAGAAATAGATTATTTACCAGTTACTTGCTATTGTGCTAACTGCCAATTAAAATTTGAACCCGATGATGCGATCTACGAATGTCCCGTTTGTCATCAAATCAGCACCGACATTCGTCAGGGAAAAGAATTAGAACTGGCATCTTTGGAGGTCTCTTAA